In a genomic window of Streptomyces sp. SJL17-4:
- a CDS encoding FtsK/SpoIIIE domain-containing protein has translation MRWLIVSAVLVVAFAGLLRWRRPAWYWLTFGVVLATLRVLGRYSSVMDACGLTVPPPRWRLAIARMANRPVPEPRAPRILRLRPTRTGLVLRLGLRPGQDAFDVAASCDRLRHSFGMHGVASQELRSGVVELRMTGYDVLKRVQMPAGVERSTMRLPVALREDGAVHYRDYRTTPHALTIGATKSGKSVYQRNLVAELAAQEVALVGIDCKQGVELFPLARRFSALADNPDTAADLLDALIAHMEGVYQLIRAEQRITADTPDADIAADIWDLPDHLRPVPVVLLVDEVAELALFARKEEEKRRDRIITSLARLAQLGRAAGIYLEICGQRFGSELGKGITMLRAQLSVRTAHRVNDETSANMAFGDIAPDAVLATVQIPVDSPGLAITGDASGGWARIRTPHTSLRTAVNACNKYAHLVPDLPGLAAFRPAVAPLVHPVKVPAPASAESSATA, from the coding sequence ATGCGGTGGTTGATCGTCTCCGCTGTGCTGGTCGTCGCCTTCGCAGGTCTCCTGCGGTGGCGGCGGCCCGCCTGGTACTGGCTGACCTTCGGGGTCGTACTCGCCACCCTTAGGGTCCTGGGCCGGTACTCCTCGGTCATGGACGCCTGCGGGCTCACCGTTCCTCCGCCCCGCTGGCGTCTCGCCATCGCCCGCATGGCCAACCGGCCCGTGCCGGAGCCCCGGGCCCCGCGCATCCTGCGGCTTCGGCCCACCCGGACCGGCCTCGTCTTACGGCTGGGGCTCCGCCCCGGACAGGACGCCTTCGACGTTGCTGCCTCGTGCGACCGGCTGCGGCACTCGTTCGGCATGCACGGCGTGGCCTCCCAGGAGCTCCGCTCCGGCGTCGTCGAACTGCGGATGACCGGTTACGACGTGCTCAAGCGGGTGCAGATGCCCGCCGGCGTCGAGCGCTCGACCATGCGCTTACCGGTCGCTCTGCGCGAGGACGGTGCCGTTCATTACCGCGACTACCGCACCACCCCGCACGCCCTCACGATCGGAGCTACCAAGTCCGGGAAGTCCGTCTACCAGCGGAATCTTGTCGCTGAACTCGCTGCCCAGGAAGTGGCCTTGGTGGGGATCGACTGCAAGCAAGGAGTCGAGCTGTTCCCTCTGGCCCGTCGTTTCTCCGCTCTCGCCGACAACCCCGACACCGCCGCCGACCTCCTCGACGCGCTCATCGCGCACATGGAGGGTGTCTACCAACTCATCCGCGCCGAACAGCGCATCACCGCCGACACCCCGGACGCCGACATCGCCGCCGACATCTGGGACCTGCCCGACCACCTCCGTCCCGTTCCCGTCGTCCTCCTCGTCGACGAGGTCGCCGAACTCGCCCTCTTCGCCAGGAAGGAGGAAGAGAAGCGGCGAGACCGGATCATCACCTCACTCGCTCGACTCGCCCAGCTCGGCCGGGCCGCCGGCATCTATCTGGAGATCTGCGGGCAGCGCTTCGGCTCCGAACTCGGCAAGGGCATCACCATGCTCCGCGCTCAGCTCAGTGTCCGTACCGCCCACCGCGTCAACGACGAGACCAGCGCCAACATGGCCTTCGGCGACATCGCGCCGGACGCCGTCCTCGCCACCGTCCAGATCCCTGTCGACTCGCCCGGCCTCGCGATCACCGGCGACGCCTCCGGCGGCTGGGCCCGCATCCGTACGCCGCACACCTCGCTCCGTACGGCCGTCAACGCCTGCAACAAGTACGCGCACCTCGTCCCGGACCTGCCCGGCCTTGCCGCCTTCCGGCCCGCCGTCGCGCCGCTCGTACACCCGGTCAAGGTTCCGGCCCCGGCGTCTGCCGAGTCGTCGGCTACCGCCTGA
- a CDS encoding DUF2637 domain-containing protein, translated as MTSKLRVDAVLVQALIAGALSFAHLHDLAAAAGQTGWKAWAYPVSVDLLLVAAWRRLRSDGSSRLAWCWFLVSLFASLGANVATAGFLDLAHPPGWLRFGIAGWPAVAFLGGTLLAHSPAPTDSETRVVVEPEPIGDTSTDTEYAPEPDAVAELEPTAPALAAALTVPVPAALVEHARKVADDHRARTGHPIDTDTLRARLGVPAPMADAIAAQLA; from the coding sequence ATGACCAGCAAGCTTCGCGTCGACGCCGTGCTGGTCCAAGCCCTGATCGCCGGTGCGCTGTCCTTCGCCCACCTGCACGACCTGGCCGCCGCTGCCGGACAGACCGGATGGAAAGCGTGGGCCTATCCCGTCTCTGTCGACCTGCTCCTCGTCGCCGCCTGGCGCCGGCTCCGTTCAGACGGCTCGTCCCGGCTCGCCTGGTGCTGGTTCCTGGTCTCCCTGTTCGCCTCGCTCGGTGCGAACGTCGCCACCGCCGGGTTCCTCGACCTCGCCCATCCACCCGGCTGGCTGCGCTTCGGCATCGCCGGGTGGCCCGCGGTCGCCTTCCTCGGTGGCACGCTCCTCGCCCACTCCCCAGCCCCGACGGACTCGGAGACCCGCGTGGTGGTCGAGCCGGAGCCGATCGGAGACACGTCGACTGACACGGAGTACGCCCCCGAGCCTGATGCCGTCGCCGAGCTGGAGCCGACCGCGCCCGCGCTGGCAGCCGCGCTCACCGTGCCCGTCCCTGCCGCCCTGGTCGAGCACGCCCGCAAGGTCGCCGACGATCACCGCGCCCGTACGGGCCACCCCATCGACACCGACACCCTGCGTGCCCGCCTCGGCGTCCCCGCACCCATGGCGGACGCCATCGCCGCCCAACTCGCCTGA
- a CDS encoding mobile element transfer protein, with protein sequence MSPRDHFHSVMRIGPVQIGSHRDRHGRTKYAAVCTSDRCGWSSDYSSSSAAQLAARTHRCRISH encoded by the coding sequence ATGTCCCCTCGCGACCACTTCCACTCCGTGATGCGCATTGGCCCCGTCCAGATCGGTAGCCACCGCGACCGCCACGGACGCACCAAGTACGCCGCCGTCTGCACCTCCGACCGCTGCGGCTGGTCCTCGGACTACTCCAGCTCCTCCGCCGCCCAGCTCGCGGCCCGCACGCACCGCTGCCGCATCTCCCACTGA
- a CDS encoding SpdD-like protein, which produces MFRPKIPTMPTPTGLVTPPAVVQPTVVQTVQQPLAPVTPARPTIQITPGTALAVIGAGTAVVLVVGTVLVSMLLATAVTAASVAVCALVIRSLMASSAKRR; this is translated from the coding sequence ATGTTCCGACCCAAGATCCCGACCATGCCGACGCCGACCGGCCTCGTCACCCCGCCCGCCGTCGTTCAGCCGACCGTCGTTCAGACCGTGCAGCAGCCCCTGGCCCCGGTCACCCCGGCCCGGCCCACCATCCAGATCACCCCCGGCACCGCGCTCGCCGTCATCGGCGCCGGCACCGCCGTCGTCCTGGTCGTCGGAACGGTCCTGGTCTCGATGCTCCTCGCGACCGCCGTCACTGCCGCATCGGTCGCCGTCTGCGCCCTCGTCATCCGCTCGCTGATGGCGTCCTCGGCCAAGCGACGCTGA
- the repSA gene encoding replication initiator protein RepSA, whose amino-acid sequence MDQRTAATAAGLDPATLHDVLRVAAAPDFDRWRDQVHRTGGCSDPIHLTGWSLAKDRTSGETLRRYSTEAEPGGRLRVACGNRRASRCPSCAHTYAGDTYHLIRAGLAGDESKAIPATVRDHPRVFATLTAPSFGPVHNRPDRGTCRCGTRHPENDPTLGTALDPEAYDYAGAVLFNNHAGQLWQRFTNRLRRELAARAGLTQRELKDVLRVSYGKVAEFQKRGAIHFHAVIRLDGPDGPGTTPPSWATVRLLDDAIRAAAVHAYTTITVPAAGDQPRRRFQWGRQLDIRPVKAFGDGSDITEQAVASYVAKYATKAAETTGSLDRRIGNREVLDLLNMADHPRRLIEACLDLAPLYPDRKLTAWAHMLGFRGHFSTKSRRYSTTLGALRQIRADYRAAQDGHTDPDTVLVLASWQYAGHGHTPGEAALAATISRGIQLNRQTAREALHDQLGLDVPEGAAA is encoded by the coding sequence ATGGATCAGCGCACCGCCGCCACCGCGGCGGGCCTGGACCCGGCCACCCTCCACGACGTTCTCCGAGTCGCCGCCGCCCCCGACTTCGACCGCTGGCGAGACCAGGTGCACCGCACCGGCGGCTGCTCCGATCCCATCCACCTGACCGGCTGGTCCCTCGCCAAGGACCGCACGTCCGGCGAGACCCTCCGCCGATACTCCACGGAGGCCGAGCCCGGCGGCCGTCTCCGCGTCGCCTGCGGCAACCGCCGCGCCTCCCGCTGCCCCTCCTGCGCCCACACCTACGCGGGGGACACCTACCACCTGATCCGCGCGGGCCTCGCCGGTGACGAGTCCAAAGCCATCCCCGCGACCGTCCGCGACCACCCCCGGGTCTTCGCCACCCTCACCGCCCCGTCCTTCGGCCCCGTGCACAACCGGCCCGACCGCGGCACCTGCCGCTGCGGGACTCGCCACCCGGAGAACGACCCCACCCTCGGCACGGCGCTCGACCCCGAGGCGTACGACTACGCCGGAGCCGTCCTCTTCAACAACCACGCCGGACAGCTCTGGCAGCGCTTCACCAACCGTCTGCGCCGCGAGCTCGCCGCCCGCGCCGGGCTCACCCAGCGCGAATTGAAGGACGTGTTACGGGTCTCGTACGGGAAGGTCGCCGAGTTCCAGAAGCGGGGCGCGATCCACTTCCACGCCGTGATCCGGCTCGACGGACCGGATGGCCCCGGCACCACCCCACCCTCCTGGGCCACCGTGCGGCTGCTCGACGATGCGATCCGCGCCGCCGCCGTCCACGCGTACACGACCATCACCGTCCCGGCCGCCGGAGACCAGCCGCGTCGGAGGTTCCAGTGGGGACGCCAGCTCGACATCCGCCCGGTCAAAGCGTTCGGCGACGGCTCCGACATCACCGAACAAGCCGTGGCCTCGTACGTCGCCAAGTACGCCACCAAAGCCGCCGAGACCACCGGCAGCCTCGACCGGCGAATCGGCAACCGCGAAGTGCTCGACCTCCTCAACATGGCCGACCACCCCCGCCGCCTCATTGAGGCCTGCCTCGACCTGGCCCCGCTCTACCCGGACCGCAAGCTCACCGCCTGGGCCCACATGCTCGGCTTCCGCGGCCACTTCTCCACCAAGTCACGCCGCTACTCGACGACCCTCGGCGCCCTCCGCCAGATCCGCGCCGACTACCGCGCCGCGCAGGACGGCCACACCGACCCGGACACCGTGCTCGTCCTCGCCTCCTGGCAGTACGCCGGACACGGCCACACCCCCGGGGAGGCCGCCCTCGCCGCGACCATCTCGCGCGGAATTCAGCTCAATCGCCAGACCGCCCGCGAGGCCCTGCACGACCAACTCGGCCTGGATGTCCCGGAAGGAGCCGCAGCATGA
- a CDS encoding helix-turn-helix domain-containing protein codes for MTTATTDELLTVPEVMARLKLGRSTVYDLIRSRRLTSITVGRARRVPVDAVRNFITHEIREAA; via the coding sequence ATGACCACCGCCACCACCGACGAACTGCTGACCGTGCCCGAGGTCATGGCCCGGCTCAAGCTCGGACGCTCCACGGTCTACGACCTCATCCGCTCGCGCCGCCTCACCTCGATCACCGTCGGCCGCGCCCGCCGCGTGCCCGTCGACGCCGTACGGAACTTCATCACCCACGAAATCCGAGAGGCCGCCTGA
- a CDS encoding site-specific integrase, which produces MPAKRKRNPNGAGTITQRKDGRFQAAVYVLQPDGTRARKFAYGKTWAECDAKRRALLDKADNGIPVPTRSAKLSEWLPYWLDNVVQPRRKLSTYDKYEAHVRLYLVPMIGSKRLESLSVADVRRFLVQLEKKTTAATAKESHRVLRTALTAACREELITRNVATLVEPPRPKVRELSPWSLNETLDFLAAARRDPLYAAFVLAIAMGLRRGELIGLRWADVDLDHRVLYVRQQIQRRRGVLYDDDPKGRRRRAVPLPAMCIAPLRWHRMRQNDQRAKAGEKWKGSDYVFTTRTGSPVEPRNVYRSFTRVAASAGLRVIRLHDARHGTATLLTAAGVAPRVVMEILGHSQISITMDVYTHVVQDTQREAISHMDRLLKRRPGLG; this is translated from the coding sequence ATGCCCGCCAAGCGCAAGCGCAACCCGAACGGCGCCGGCACCATCACCCAGCGGAAGGACGGCCGTTTCCAGGCCGCCGTCTACGTCCTTCAGCCGGATGGCACCCGCGCCCGTAAGTTCGCCTACGGCAAGACCTGGGCCGAGTGCGACGCCAAGCGCCGCGCGCTCCTCGACAAGGCCGACAACGGCATCCCCGTGCCGACCCGCTCGGCGAAGCTCTCCGAGTGGCTCCCGTACTGGCTGGACAACGTCGTCCAGCCGCGCCGCAAGCTCAGCACGTACGACAAGTACGAGGCGCACGTTCGCCTGTACCTCGTCCCGATGATCGGCTCCAAGCGGCTGGAGTCCCTGAGCGTGGCCGACGTCCGGCGCTTCCTTGTTCAGCTGGAGAAGAAGACCACCGCGGCCACGGCCAAGGAGTCCCACCGAGTCCTGCGGACCGCCCTCACTGCCGCCTGCCGCGAGGAGCTGATCACGCGCAACGTGGCCACCCTCGTCGAGCCGCCCCGCCCGAAGGTCCGGGAGCTGAGCCCCTGGTCCCTGAACGAGACGCTCGACTTCCTCGCCGCCGCTCGCCGGGACCCGCTGTACGCGGCCTTCGTCCTCGCCATCGCCATGGGGCTCCGCCGGGGCGAGCTGATCGGCCTCCGCTGGGCCGACGTGGACCTGGACCACCGCGTCCTCTACGTCCGCCAGCAGATCCAGCGGCGCCGGGGAGTCCTGTATGACGACGATCCCAAGGGGCGCCGCCGGCGTGCCGTACCGCTTCCCGCCATGTGCATCGCGCCCCTGCGCTGGCACCGGATGCGGCAGAACGATCAGCGGGCCAAGGCGGGGGAGAAGTGGAAGGGGAGCGATTACGTCTTCACGACGCGTACAGGCAGCCCGGTCGAGCCTCGGAATGTGTACCGATCCTTCACCCGCGTCGCTGCCTCCGCCGGGCTCCGCGTCATCCGGCTCCACGACGCCCGGCACGGGACGGCGACCCTGCTCACTGCCGCCGGCGTCGCTCCCCGGGTCGTCATGGAGATCCTCGGGCACAGCCAGATCAGCATCACCATGGACGTGTACACGCACGTCGTCCAGGACACGCAGCGCGAGGCCATCAGCCACATGGACCGGCTGCTCAAGAGGCGGCCCGGTCTTGGGTGA